The proteins below come from a single Miscanthus floridulus cultivar M001 chromosome 1, ASM1932011v1, whole genome shotgun sequence genomic window:
- the LOC136549278 gene encoding protein NRT1/ PTR FAMILY 8.3-like isoform X3, whose amino-acid sequence MDEAAGLLLQEEGGGGDHEPLLLPLPQGLAILTLSASVPTLQPPSCLRTVCPEASLLQYGIFFVGLYMIALGTGGIKPCVSSFGADQFDDTDPAERAKKGSFFNWFYFCINIGSFISGTIIVWIQDNTGWGIGFAIPTIFMALAISFFFTASNKYRFQKPGGSPLIRVCQVVIAAFRKWHIEVPHDTSHLYEVDGQTSAIEGSRKLEHTNELEFLDRAAVISSADLKSESFTDPWKLCTVTQVEELKILIRMFPIWATTIIFSAVYAQNSSMFIEQGMVLDKRIGSFNIPPASLSTFDVISVIIWVPLYDRILVPIARKFTGREKGFSELQRMGIGLVLSILAMVSAALVELKRLEIARSEGLIHEKAAVPMSILWQIPQYFLVGAAEVFTCIGQTEFFYDQAPDAMRSLCSAFALVTVSLGSYISSIILTLVAYITTQGGDPEWIPDNLNEGHLDRFFWLIAGISFVNLIVYMGCAVRYRYKKAS is encoded by the exons GGCCTGGCTATTTTGACGCTGTCAGCATCAGTCCCAACATTGCAGCCACCTTCATGTTTAAGAACAGTTTGTCCAGAAGCAAGCTTACTTCAGTATGGCATATTTTTTGTTGGTCTCTATATGATAGCCCTAGGGACTGGAGGTATCAAACCTTGTGTCTCCTCCTTTGGAGCTGATCAATTTGATGACACTGACCCAGCAGAGAGAGCTAAGAAGGGTTCCTTCTTCAATTGGTTCTACTTCTGTATAAATATTGGTTCATTCATATCAGGCACTATCATAGTGTGGATACAAGATAACACTGGTTGGGGAATAGGATTTGCGATTCCTACTATATTCATGGCATTAGCTATTTCATTCTTCTTCACAGCTTCAAATAAGTACAGATTCCAAAAACCTGGTGGGAGTCCACTCATAAGAGTGTGTCAGGTAGTTATAGCAGCATTTCGTAAGTGGCACATTGAAGTGCCACATGATACATCTCACCTTTATGAAGTTGATGGCCAAACTTCAGCAATTGAGGGAAGCCGGAAGCTGGAGCACACAAATGAGCTCGA GTTCCTTGATAGAGCTGCTGTTATCTCATCTGCTGATCTGAAGAGCGAATCCTTTACGGACCCATGGAAGCTTTGCACAGTTACCcaggtggaagaattgaagatCCTAATAAGAATGTTTCCCATTTGGGCTACTACTATCATATTCAGTGCTGTTTACGCCCAAAACTCTTCCATGTTCATAGAGCAGGGCATGGTTCTTGACAAGCGCATTGGATCTTTCAACATTCCTCCTGCATCTCTCTCAACTTTTGATGTAATCAGCGTCATCATATGGGTTCCACTTTATGACCGCATTCTGGTGCCAATAGCTAGAAAATTCACCGGAAGGGAGAAGGGTTTTTCGGAGCTACAGCGGATGGGAATTGGATTAGTCCTGTCAATTCTTGCGATGGTATCTGCAGCTCTTGTTGAGTTGAAGCGTTTAGAGATTGCCAGGTCTGAAGGTCTTATTCATGAGAAGGCTGCTGTTCCAATGAGCATTCTTTGGCAAATACCACAATATTTCTTGGTGGGTGCTGCTGAGGTGTTTACTTGTATAGGCCAAACTGAGTTCTTTTACGATCAGGCCCCAGATGCCATGAGGAGTTTATGTAGTGCATTTGCACTTGTTACAGTCTCACTGGGAAGCTATATAAGCTCCATCATACTGACGTTGGTGGCGTACATTACAACTCAGGGAGGAGATCCTGAATGGATCCCTGACAATCTGAATGAAGGCCATCTCGACCGGTTCTTTTGGTTAATTGCAGGGATAAGCTTTGTGAATTTGATAGTTTACATGGGTTGTGCTGTGAGATACAGATATAAGAAAGCCTCTTGA
- the LOC136549252 gene encoding pentatricopeptide repeat-containing protein At4g37170-like: MPSRAAIRMKHPSFSVSVTTASQLHDAIDRLLPLLRGDASHASAARAIAAAVASFRPPSTLLSNRILHLLSSHPATLPDAVALLSSLPSTDVCSYNTLVAALGRSPRGLANARALFDQMPRRDHFSWSAIVSAHARHGQPCAALAIYRRMLREPVSAGADNEFTASSALAAATAARCARAGRELHCHVVRRGIDADAVVWSALADMYAKCGRVDDARSVFDRMPVRDVVSWTAMVERYFDAGRDGEGFRLFVRMLRSGIQPNEFTYAGVLRACAEFTSEKLGKQVHGRMTKSRAGDSCFAESALVHMYSKYGDMGTAVRVFRGMPKPDLVSWTVMISGYAQNGQPDEALHSFDMLLRSGFRPDHVTFVGVLSACAHAGLVDKGLGIFHSIKDEYGIEHTADHYACVIDLLSRSGLFERAEEMINTMSVKPNKFLWASLLGGCRIHKNVCLASWAAEALFEIEPENPATYVTLANIYASVGLFDEVENTRRIMELKRITKMPASSWIEVGTRVHVFLVGDKLHPQAEEIYALLKKLYLKMREEGYVADTGFVLHDVEDEQKQQDIGCHSERLAVAFGIIATPKGAPIKVFKNLRICGDCHTTIKLISKIVQREIIVRDSNRFHHFKNGSCSCRDYW; the protein is encoded by the coding sequence ATGCCGTCTCGAGCCGCTATCCGCATGAAGCACCCTTCCTTCTCTGTGTCCGTAACCACGGCGTCCCAGCTCCACGACGCCATCGACCGCCTCCTCCCGCTCCTCCGCGGCGACGCCTCCCACGCCTCCGCGGCGCGCGCGATCGCCGCGGCCGTCGCCTCATTCCGGCCGCCCTCCACGCTCCTATCCAACCGCATCCTCCACCTGCTCTCCTCCCACCCGGCCACTCTCCCGGATGCGGTcgccctcctctcctccctcccaaGCACCGATGTGTGCTCCTACAACACCCTCGTCGCGGCGCTCGGCCGCTCCCCGCGCGGCCTCGCCAACGCGCGCGCGCTGTTCGACCAAATGCCCCGGAGGGACCACTTTTCCTGGTCTGCCATCGTCTCCGCCCACGCGCGCCACGGCCAGCCCTGCGCCGCGCTCGCGATCTACCGCCGGATGCTGCGGGAGCCGGTGAGCGCCGGCGCGGACAACGAGTTCACCGCGTCCAGCGCGCTCGCCGCGGCCACGGCTGCCCGGTGCGCGCGCGCGGGGAGGGAGCTGCACTGCCACGTGGTCAGGAGAGGGATCGACGCGGATGCCGTCGTCTGGAGCGCGCTCGCAGACATGTACGCCAAGTGCGGGCGCGTGGACGACGCGAGGAGCGTGTTCGATAGGATGCCCGTTCGGGACGTCGTCTCTTGGACGGCCATGGTGGAGAGGTATTTTGACGCCGGGCGCGATGGTGAAGGCTTCAGGCTCTTCGTGCGCATGCTGAGGAGTGGCATTCAACCGAATGAGTTCACGTACGCGGGGGTTCTGCGTGCTTGCGCAGAATTCACCTCTGAGAAACTCGGAAAGCAGGTGCATGGTCGAATGACAAAGAGCAGGGCAGGGGATTCATGCTTTGCAGAGAGTGCGCTTGTGCACATGTACTCCAAGTACGGCGACATGGGAACTGCAGTGCGTGTCTTTAGGGGGATGCCAAAGCCGGACTTGGTGTCGTGGACAGTCATGATCTCTGGCTATGCACAGAATGGGCAGCCAGATGAGGCATTGCATTCCTTCGACATGTTATTGAGGTCCGGATTCAGGCCTGATCATGTCACCTTTGTTGGTGTTCTATCTGCATGTGCTCACGCTGGCCTGGTCGATAAAGGTCTGGGTATCTTCCATTCGATAAAGGATGAATATGGTATTGAGCACACTGCTGATCATTATGCTTGTGTGATTGATCTCCTCAGCCGGTCAGGCCTGTTTGAGCGAGCAGAAGAGATGATCAACACAATGTCTGTAAAGCCTAACAAGTTCCTATGGGCGTCCTTGCTTGGTGGCTGCCGGATTCATAAGAATGTCTGCCTCGCAAGTTGGGCAGCAGAAGCATTATTTGAAATTGAACCTGAAAATCCAGCAACATATGTTACTCTAGCCAATATTTATGCATCAGTTGGTTTGTTTGATGAAGTTGAGAATACGAGACGGATCATGGAGTTAAAGCGCATTACTAAAATGCCAGCCTCAAGTTGGATTGAAGTTGGGACAAGAGTGCATGTGTTTCTGGTTGGGGATAAGTTGCATCCTCAAGCTGAAGAAATATATGCGCTTCTGAAGAAGCTGTATCTGAAGATGAGGGAAGAAGGGTATGTAGCAGACACCGGATTTGTTCTCCATGATGTAGAAGACGAGCAGAAGCAGCAGGACATTGGTTGTCATAGCGAGCGGCTTGCTGTTGCTTTTGGAATCATTGCTACTCCGAAGGGTGCTCCCATCAAGGTTTTCAAGAATCTGCGCATTTGTGGGGACTGTCATACCACTATTAAGTTAATATCAAAGATTGTGCAGAGAGAGATCATTGTCAGGGACTCTAATAGGTTCCATCACTTCAAGAATGGGAGTTGTTCTTGCAGGGATTATTGGTGA